GGCGGCAGCACTGCGCTGTACTTCCTGCGAGACCGCGCGGGCACGGGCCCCGGGCTGCGGGTGCTCGTGAACGGCGCCTCCGGCGCTGTGGGTTCCGCCGCGGTGCAGCTCGCCGCCTCCTTCGGGGCCGTCGTGACCGCAGTCTCCAGCGCCCGCAATCGCGAGTTCGTGACCCGGCTCGGCGCGCAGCACCACGTCGACTATGCACGCACCCCCGTGGTGGCGCTGGAAGAGCAGTACGACGTCGTGTTCGACGCAGTCGGCAACCTCTCTCGGGCGGACGGCCTGCGCCTACTCGCCCCCGACGGGACATTGGTTCTCGCGGTGGCGAGCCTTGCCGACATGATTCGCTCGCGCGGCCAGGTCGTCACCGGGACCGCGCCGGAACGTGCGGCGGACTTCGCGCTGCTGCTTGAGCTCGTCGCGAGCGGACGGTTCGATCCGTCCGTCGAGGTGCTCGGCGGCCTGGAGGCCCTGCCCGAGGCCTACCGCCGCATCGACTCGGGCCGGAAGGTCGGCAACCTGGTGATCCTGCCTCAGCAGGACGCAGACCCGAACCGCAGTGCCTAGAGCAGCCCGAGTTCCATCGCGCGAGTGACCGCACGCGTGCGATCTCCGACCGCGAGCTTCTCGAAGACATGCAGCAAGTGCGTCTTCACGGTGGCCTCCCCGATGCACAGCCGCACCGCGATCTCGGGGTTGCTGAGACCCGCGGCCACGAGGGCCAGTACCTCGGTCTCGCGCGGCGTCAGCGTCGGTTTCGGCGCCGGATCGATGCGCGATCGCGCCACCAATCGGGCAACCATCTCGGGCGCGAGCACACTTCGCCCGGCTGCCACCGAGCGCACCCCCGCCAGGATCTCGGCCGCGGGTGAAGCCTTGAGCAGGTAGCCGCTGGCGCCCGCCTCGATGGCCGCCAGGATCTGGTCGTCAGTCTCGTACGTGGTGAGCACGAGCACCTGCGGGGCGTCCGCCTGCCCATCGGCGATGCGGGCCGTCGCTTCGACGCCGTCCACCCCGGGCATGCGGAGGTCCATCAGCACGACGTCGGGGCGATGCGCTGAAGCGCGTGCCACCGCTTCCGCTCCATCGCTTGCCTCTGCCACGACCTCGAGGTCTGATTCGTGGGCGAGCAGCGACACGATTCCCGCACGGACCACGGGGTGATCGTCGACGACCAGGATCCGAATCATCGGAGGACACCTTTCGCTTGCACCGTCGGCACGGGAAGCGGAAGGCTCACCCTGAGCAGCGAACCGCCCCCAGGGGCGGCTCCAAACGACACGACTCCCCCAGCAAGCGCCACCCGCTCACGCATGCCGGCGAGCCCGAAACCTGCCGTCTGGTCGTCAGCGTTACGACTCTCGCTCCCAGGGGCCGGTCCGACGCCGTCATCGAGCACGGTGAGCAGGACCGCGTCAGGTCCCGCCGCAAGATTCAGGCGCGCGGTCGCTGCACGCGCGTGCTTACGTACATTCGCGAGGCCCTCCTGCGCAGCTCGCAGCAGGACTACCTCGAGCTCGCGCGGCAGTTCGCTGGGGGTGACGCTCACCGTGACCGAAATTCCCGTCTCGTCCTGAGTGCGCACCGCGATCCGGCTCAGTGATTCGGCGAGCCCGCGGCCGCCGAGTGGGTGCGTGCTCGCGACCAGCGCGCGTGCCTCGGCAAGCGCGTCCCGCGCCGTGCGCTCGATCAGCGCAACCGTGCGGGTTGCCGCGGGCGCAACTGAGGACGCAGCCGCGGGGCCTTCGTCTAGCTCGGCCCCTGCGCGCTCCGCCAGCATGACGAGACCAGTCAGGCTCTGCGTCAATGTGTCGTGGAGATCGCGCGAGAGGCGCTCCCGCTCAGCCGCCGCGCCTGCCGCTGCGCTGAGCTGCGCCACCTCGCCCTGCGCCTGTGTGAGCTGCGCGACCAATTCCTTCGCGGCGGCACCGTCCTCTGAGATTCGGGTGATCCAAGTGCCGAGCGCGATCGAGAACGCGAAGCTGAGCGCCTGGATCCCGGCGACAATCGCGATCGACGCGGTCAGATCGATGCCGGTCGGCCCGAGGCTGACCCACAGGCCGGCCCCGATCAGCAGCGCGAGTACTCCGCTGCCCACGACCGCTCGGCCATACGAAGGCGAGAGCATCCACAGCATCGGATAGAGCAGCGCCTGCAGACTGGCGAGATTGGGTTCCGCGGCAACGCCGACGGCCGCCAGCACGCCGACGATCGCAAGGAACACGAGCGCGAGCCCTGGCCTCGCCTGCTCCGTATCTGCCCGAGCGATGAGGCCCCGCCCCAGCAGCAGATACGCCAGCAGGATCCCGGCGAGCGACACCGCAGCAACCACCACGTTCGCGGGGGCCGGGTTCGAGAGCACGAGCGCCCCTGCCATCGCAGCGAGCGCCACGGCGACCACGATGTCCCACCACTTCATCCGCATCACAGAGACAGCCTCCCACGAAGGCGACTCACGAGCGGCGAACCCACCGGAAGGTGAGCAAGCTGAGCACCAAACCGATCGCAAGCCAGCCCGACAGCACCGCGGAGACCATGCCCAGGTCCCAGGCCCCAGAGACCTCGGCCACGGCAAAGCTCTCGGGAAGGAAGGCCGCGCGCATGCCCTGAGCCATCCACTTGAGCGGGAAGACTGATGCGATGTTTTGCAGCCATTCAGGCAGCATCGAGAACTGCAGGTAGACGCCCGAGATGAACTGCAGGATCAGCACGGGGGGCAGCACGACCGCGACGGCGCTCTTGCCAGTGCGCGGGACTGCGGCGAGCGCGACGCCGAGCAGCGCGCACACCGCGGTGCCGAGCACGAACACCCAGGCAAAAATCCACCAGTTCGCGGCCTCCGTCGGGAGTTCGACGCCAAAGGCGAAGCGGGCGACGAGCAACAGCAACACCGCCTGCGCGAGCCCGGTGACAAACACCTGCCCGAATTTCCCGATGAAGTAGCTCACCGGAGAGAGCGGGGTCCCGCCAAGGCGAGCGAGTCGTCCGTCGCTCTTCTCCATCGCGATGTCGACGGCGAGGTTCTGCGTGCCGCTCAGCAGCATGCCCGCCGCGAGCATACCCGTGAGGTAGTAGGTGGCGATGCTCACGCCGCCGCTGCCGTCAGGGTTCGTGCCGATGTTGCCCTGCGAGCTGAACGCGGCACTGAAGATGACGAGCATCATCACTGGGAAGAGGAAGGTGAAGAACACGGTGTCGCCCGCGCGGAAGTACCCGCGGAGTTCGAAGAGGGCGAGCCGGATCCCAGTGGGCAGGATCCCGGGAAGGGCCCCAGCCTGGCGCCGGGCGGCGGAGTGCGAAAGCCCTGCGGCGCTCATGCTGCACGCCCTTCGAGCTGCGCGGCGCGGTCGTCGCCGATGAGGCCGAGGTAGATGTCTTCGAGGCTTGGCCTGATCACCTCGAGCTCTGGCGGTTCGCCGCCGTGCCCGGCGACCAGGCGCGCGACCAGCTCGCCTGGGTGCTCGGTGCGTTCGTCGTGCAGTTGCCCATCGGGCCCGCGCCAGCGCACCCGAGGCACGCGCGCGAGCGGCCCGCCGATTCGGTCCACGGTATCGATGGCGACCAGGCGCCCACCCGAGATCACGCCGGCGCGATCCGCGAGCCGGGCCGCCTCCTCGAGGTAGTGGGTCGTGAGCAGGATCGTGGTGCCGTCCGCCTTGAGCGATTCGATGAGGCCCCAGAACTGGTGCCGCGCCTCTGGGTCAAACCCGGTGGTGGGCTCGTCCAGGAAGAGCACCTCCGGGTTTCCGACGATGCCGAGGGCGACGTCGACGCGCCGCTGCTGCCCGCCCGAGAGCTTGGTCACCCGCACGTCCCGACGCTCCGCGAGGCCGACGGCGGCGATCACGGCCTCCGGGTCCCGGGGGTTTGGGTACAACGCGGCATAGTGCCGCACGAGCTCGACGACCGTGTACGGCCCAGTGTCTCCGCTCGTCTGCGTCACGATCCCGATACGCGCCCTCCAGGCACGCCCAGCCGCGACCGGGTCGCTCCCGAGCACGCGCACGCTTCCCTCGCTCGGACGGACCACCCCGGTCAGGATCCCGATCGTGGTGGACTTCCCCGCCCCGTTGGGGCCGAGCAGCGCGAAGGTCTCTCCGCCCGGAATCTCCAACGAAACGTCGTCGAGCACGGTGCGCGCGCCATAGCGTTTGGAGAGCCCGATTGCCTCAATCGCGGCGCCCACCGGGGCAGTGTGTGCAGTCATGACACCAGTCTCGCCCGGCAACGGGTAAAGCGGCAGCCGTCAGCCCACTGATCTTTCCCTCCACCGGTCAGTGGATGCGGGTCGTCACTCAGGGCGCGTCGAAGATCGCCGGTTTGTCTTCGGACGTTGATCCGGCCAGGCGGATGCCGAGCAGCCGCAGCACCTCGAAGTATCGGGCGTTCGCCTGCTTGCCTTTGCCGAGCTCGAGCTCCGACAGCCAGCGTTGGCTGACGCCGAGCCGGTCGGCGAGATCCTGCTGGCTCGCCCCGTAGCGCTCGCGCACGGAACGCACCAGACGTCCGACGTCCTCTGGG
This genomic stretch from Leucobacter sp. CX169 harbors:
- a CDS encoding ABC transporter permease is translated as MSAAGLSHSAARRQAGALPGILPTGIRLALFELRGYFRAGDTVFFTFLFPVMMLVIFSAAFSSQGNIGTNPDGSGGVSIATYYLTGMLAAGMLLSGTQNLAVDIAMEKSDGRLARLGGTPLSPVSYFIGKFGQVFVTGLAQAVLLLLVARFAFGVELPTEAANWWIFAWVFVLGTAVCALLGVALAAVPRTGKSAVAVVLPPVLILQFISGVYLQFSMLPEWLQNIASVFPLKWMAQGMRAAFLPESFAVAEVSGAWDLGMVSAVLSGWLAIGLVLSLLTFRWVRRS
- a CDS encoding helix-turn-helix domain-containing protein translates to MESPISSPEDVGRLVRSVRERYGASQQDLADRLGVSQRWLSELELGKGKQANARYFEVLRLLGIRLAGSTSEDKPAIFDAP
- a CDS encoding response regulator transcription factor; translation: MIRILVVDDHPVVRAGIVSLLAHESDLEVVAEASDGAEAVARASAHRPDVVLMDLRMPGVDGVEATARIADGQADAPQVLVLTTYETDDQILAAIEAGASGYLLKASPAAEILAGVRSVAAGRSVLAPEMVARLVARSRIDPAPKPTLTPRETEVLALVAAGLSNPEIAVRLCIGEATVKTHLLHVFEKLAVGDRTRAVTRAMELGLL
- a CDS encoding sensor histidine kinase; protein product: MRMKWWDIVVAVALAAMAGALVLSNPAPANVVVAAVSLAGILLAYLLLGRGLIARADTEQARPGLALVFLAIVGVLAAVGVAAEPNLASLQALLYPMLWMLSPSYGRAVVGSGVLALLIGAGLWVSLGPTGIDLTASIAIVAGIQALSFAFSIALGTWITRISEDGAAAKELVAQLTQAQGEVAQLSAAAGAAAERERLSRDLHDTLTQSLTGLVMLAERAGAELDEGPAAASSVAPAATRTVALIERTARDALAEARALVASTHPLGGRGLAESLSRIAVRTQDETGISVTVSVTPSELPRELEVVLLRAAQEGLANVRKHARAATARLNLAAGPDAVLLTVLDDGVGPAPGSESRNADDQTAGFGLAGMRERVALAGGVVSFGAAPGGGSLLRVSLPLPVPTVQAKGVLR
- a CDS encoding ABC transporter ATP-binding protein, translated to MTAHTAPVGAAIEAIGLSKRYGARTVLDDVSLEIPGGETFALLGPNGAGKSTTIGILTGVVRPSEGSVRVLGSDPVAAGRAWRARIGIVTQTSGDTGPYTVVELVRHYAALYPNPRDPEAVIAAVGLAERRDVRVTKLSGGQQRRVDVALGIVGNPEVLFLDEPTTGFDPEARHQFWGLIESLKADGTTILLTTHYLEEAARLADRAGVISGGRLVAIDTVDRIGGPLARVPRVRWRGPDGQLHDERTEHPGELVARLVAGHGGEPPELEVIRPSLEDIYLGLIGDDRAAQLEGRAA
- a CDS encoding NAD(P)-dependent alcohol dehydrogenase — translated: MRAAVVDRYGPPEQVRITELPTPEPGPGQILVRVEAAAVTSGDARMRAGRFPPGFGLPARLAIGLRGPRASVLGVAVSGRIERVGADVAGFAAGDDVAGMTGMRLGGHAEFVAVPAKAFAPKPLAVSHPDAAGALFGGSTALYFLRDRAGTGPGLRVLVNGASGAVGSAAVQLAASFGAVVTAVSSARNREFVTRLGAQHHVDYARTPVVALEEQYDVVFDAVGNLSRADGLRLLAPDGTLVLAVASLADMIRSRGQVVTGTAPERAADFALLLELVASGRFDPSVEVLGGLEALPEAYRRIDSGRKVGNLVILPQQDADPNRSA